One genomic window of Cydia fagiglandana chromosome 20, ilCydFagi1.1, whole genome shotgun sequence includes the following:
- the LOC134674588 gene encoding uncharacterized protein LOC134674588, which translates to MSDKEITMEDLEETAQQTEEQLDLLAWKMEGDKDLAVPVDSQDMCVMTLLKSVSEVRSDYTALRRELVEVQQLQRELSARLRAQLRLVHGKFAKLRQRLAVADQHMQAHQR; encoded by the exons ATGAGTGATAAAGAAATTACGATGGAAGACTTGGAAGAAACG GCCCAACAAACCGAGGAGCAGCTAGACCTGCTGGCGTGGAAGATGGAGGGCGACAAGGACCTGGCCGTGCCCGTGGACAGCCAGGACATGTGCGTCATGACTCTGCTCAAGTCAGTCTCGGAG GTGCGGTCGGACTACACGGCGCTCCGCCGCGAGCTGGTCGAGGTGCAGCAACTACAGAGGGAGCTGTCCGCGCGGCTGCGGGCTCAGCTGAGGCTGGTGCATGGCAAGTTTGCTAAACTACGGCAGAGGCTCGCGGTCGCTGACCAACACATGCAGGCACATCAACGATAG